The Natronosalvus halobius genomic interval ATGAGAACACCGTCAGCAACGTCTGCTTCGGCAAGAAGCGTTTCTGCTCGCTTCATTGCTGCCTCAGTCGCCTGCTGCGCCGATTCGATAGCCGCAACCTCTTCGCGGGTTTTTACTGCTCGCACTGTCTCGAGCGTATCGTCGTCGTCGATTATAACGTCGATCTCGTTGCTGCGGAGCCCACGTGCGGTTCCATGTGGAAATCGGTCCGGAACGAGAACAGATTCGATGTTTCGTTCGCCGAGGAACGCCGAAAGGGCGTCGGATTTGGCCATTTTCGGATCTTCTTTTTGTTTCGTTTCGTAATCGTACGCTGCTAACCGTGCGACATCAGTTGCGTTACTCTCAGCTTTTGCTCGAGTGTAATCCGTTCCACCGATTAGCAGGTGAACCGTACCCGGCGTATACAGCGTAATGAAGGGATCGTGTCCGTTCAATCCCGAGAGGTAGCGCTGATCGCCGTTAGACGAATCCGCATCCAGCAGGTATCCATCGGCATTCACGTTCATGAGTGCTGCATCTACTCGCTCAATTGGAAGATTCATACGATACACCTGCGAGTCGATCACGATAAGTGTACAGGACGGCGCGTCCGGCTGGGTGAGAGATGGGGGCCACGACAGGCGTCCGCCGATTGCCGTTAGCTTCGTCGTTCCTACGGTTCGAGGATGCGGAATTCGGTTTGTGGCTCAACGAAATACTCCACACCATCCGACGTGACTTCGACCATCTCCTCCTGGCCGAGGTATCCCCACTCGGTTTCGACACCGAGTTCGAGCGTGTAGATCTCTCCTTCGCGGACAATCCCGTCCGGTGAGGTGCCGTATCGATCCCATTTTGGACCAAGTAGCGTACCGCCGTCGTGGGCGTTCCGACCGACGTTGTGTCCGACCGCGTGTTTGAATTCCGACCACCCACGCTCTGTGATCTCTTTACGTGCGGCATCGTCCACTTCATGTCCCGTAACTCCTGGGGCCATCACATCGAACGCGGCGTCAATAGCGGCCCTTACATCGCTATAGGCCTGGGCCAGTTCTTCCGGCGGTTCGTCGCCGTTCTCAGGGTAGTAGTAAAGGCGCTGAATGTCGGTTGCGTACCCTTTGTATTTGACGCCGAAGTCCGTGTGGAGAACTTCACCCTGAGGGAGCTTGAGGTCGCCGGCCATCGTATGCCCGAGTTCTGACGCTCCACCCGCGTGAACAGTTGGGCAGTAATCCCAACTCCACGCGCTGTCGAGCCCACGCTCGGTCATGTGATCGTGAATGAAGTCGGCGACGTCAGCTTCTGACCAGTCCGGTTCCCACGACTCGGACATCTTCGAAAACAGCTCTTCGGTAATTTCGGCGGCACGTACCATCCGATCCCGCTCGATAGGTGATTTCTCGCTCCGAAGGCGGGAAACGAGATCAGACGAACTCACAAGGTGGTCCTCGTATCCGGTCCCCTCTAATGCATCGGTGAGAAGCAGATAGAGTCCGTGCGTAAGGCCATCTGCGATGTTGTTGTCCCGTGAATAGTTTACCGCAATTTCGTCAGGATCGATGTCCTCCAGGAGTTCTACGAATACTGGCTCGAACGACTCGTCGTACGCGTGAACGTCGTAGATGTCGAGATCTCTAGCGTTAGGCGCGTCGTGTCTTCCGATAATGACGTGTTTTTCCCCTGTCTTCGTCAGAAGAACCATCGTCGGCCAAACGATGTCGAACCCGAGCAGCAACGGCAAACACGGCTCGTCAATCTCAGTCGTTTCGCGCCCGAATGTTATCCAGAGGTCGGTGTCCGTCTCCTGGAGGAGGTCGGTACTCTGTGCTACTTTCTCCTTGACCAGTTCTTGGTCTGACATCAGGCTGACTATCGTACGATGTCATCATAATCTTTCCCTTGTGAGCAGCGACATTTCCTTGGGGGAAGCTATTACTCCTCTCCCGAGTGAGAAGGGAGCGTGTCAGAACCAATCACGTTCGATATAGAAGATGCGCTCGATCTCGAATCTGTGGCGAATCCGCAATGGAACACCACTGGATCATACGTCGGGTATCTACGAACCGCACACGGAGAAACGGACTTTGCCTCGCTGCCGGTCAGTGACATTTCGGAAACGGCAGTATCACTCCACGATGGAGTCGATGAGCCCACTCATAGAACGAATGATGGGGGTGTTTCGACGTTTGAGTGGCGGCCTGAATACCCGTTTGAAGCCGCTCTTGTCGTCGACGGTGACATCGATATATACGACGTCGAAACCGGTGAAACGCGATCGCTCGTTCACAGCGATGAACCCTGTAGCGGGATCACGTGGGGACCCGACGGCGAAACGTTAGCCTATATGAGTGACGGAACGCTCTGGTTACACGAACAGGGGAGCCTTCACGCGTGTGACTTTGCAAACGATGTCTCGGTAGCATCGTTTTTGAGCGGACCGACCCTCCACTGGGACCCGAGTGGTCGGTACCTCGGCGTGGTAACCGAAGGAACCCATGAAGCACTCGGGCTCACAGTATACGATACCCTGGACAAAGCGGTGGTCTGGTCGACTGTTCCGGATGAGGATGAATCGTGTATGCGAGCCTCGTTCGATTGGGTCGACGACGGACATCTCGTGTATGCCGAAGATACGATGGACGGGACAACGAGAGTGTACCGATCGGTACGAATCGGTATCGATGATGACGTTGGACAGCCCATCGCTTCTGAGTCTGTCGATGGGTTACTGCTCCCCCACGAACCCGTCGGTAGCGGTACCGGTTGGCTTGCGGTTATTTCTGCGCGGACGGGCTATCGACACATCTACGCCATCGATGTCCAGACTCGCAGACGAGTTGTCGAAAGCGATCAACCGGGACTTGAGGGTACTGGAATCATACAGGTAACCAACGGGGCGTTCGAGGCTCGTGGCGATGCATCCGACGTTCCTTCCTGGAGTGAAAGTGGAGACCAATTAGCGTACGTCACAAACCGCGTCGACCCCGGTGAACGACACCTACACATCGCTTCGATCGATCAGACCGGATGTACTGAACACACCAAATTTACCGACATCCGTGGCAATGCAATGGCACCAACGTGGTTCGGCGACAATAGGATCGTGTTTCTCAGAGCCGGACGCTTTTCCCCTGCAGATGTGCACGTTGCCGACGTACAGAACGAAACGATGCGACGGCTATCGGCATCACACCCCCATCCCGATCGTCTCGAAACGTTGCCAGAACCGGAACCAATCGAGTTCGAAGCGAGTGATGGTGCGACGGTGTACGGCTATCTCTACACCCCTCCAGAAGCAAGTTCTGGGGACGATATTCCTGCTATCGTGCTCTGTCACGGCGGACCCATTAGCCAGATGCGACGCGGTTTCCATCCTGGGAAGACGTACTGTTACTTCCATGGCTTCGACCAAGCACTCGTTTCGCAGGGGTATGCGGTTCTGGAGTTAAACTTCAGAAGTGGCATTGGATACGGTCGGGACTTCGAGCAGGCTATCCATCGGCGTGTCGGCGTTGACGAGGTGCAGGACTGTGTCGACGCAGCGGCGTTCTTGCGGTCAGACGAACGCATTGGCGACGCCGTCGGGATGTGGGGACGAAGCTACGGCGGGTTCCTCGCGAACATACTCGCCACGAAAACCGACGCCTACGACTGCGCAGTTAACGTGGCGGGTATCTGGGATTGGCGAACGTGGGAAGAATGGGCGATTGAGGAAGGTCGGTCGACATGGGGACCTGGCGAAGCTAGTTGGTTCCACAATCGGTTCGGTGGCCCACCGTTTAGTGACGAGCCAGTGGTGAAGGAACGGTATCGGATTGCCTCCCCGAACACATACGTTGAGGATATGGATACGCCGTTGCTGGCCATCCATGGATCGGCGGATAAGAACGTAACTGTCGAGGAACTCCATCGACTTATCGTCGAGTGCGTCGAAGCCGGTGTCGAGTTTGACTCGGTGTATTATCCCGACGAAGAACACATGTTTGAACGGCCGGAAACGTGGCGCGACGCGTTCCCGCGAATTGTCGACTTCTTCGATGCTCACCTTCGGTCGAGTACCGAACGCTCTGGTACACATCGATAGCCTTCGTCAAATTCCCAGATCGCCCGCGCCGCTCGAAGCACAGATTCAATCGGCAGAGTATTGCTTCTTTTCTGGACGTAACATCTCCGGGAACGTTTCCGTGAGAACCTCAATAATATATATGGTGAAGTTACACGATTTAAATATGCCTTTCGTACCTGTTATCACGCTATTCCAACAGTGAATACTGGTGAGGATATGTGGGTCAAATATATGCCGATAACAACTGTTGGAAGACTAATGAGATATCACATTTGATGTTACTGAATATATTTACTTTGCAGTGTGAGAAAACCAATCCGTAAGTTTATGGTCTATCTCTCTAATTACCATTCATCGTTCGCGAAATGGTAGCGAGTGTATCGATCTACCAATCGCAACGGTGGTGAAACTTCATGGACAAGCCAAACAAATCAGGACTTGACCGCCGAACCTTCGTTAAGGGGTCAGCTGCAACTGCTGGACTTATCGGCGTTGCCGGTTGTCTCGGTGGGGAGGACGATGGTAACGGCGGAAACGGTGGCAACGGCGGAAACGGCGGCAATGGTGACAACGATGGATCGGATGACGCGCCAGACGACGTCTCACGTGACGAAAAATTATATATCGGTCAATCGAAGGCGCCCGTCCATTTCGATACCATCGAAATGATGGACGTTGATTCGCAGTACATCGGCGACCGAATCTATACCGCCTTATATACTTACGACCAGGGAATCGGGCTGCAGCCGAGTGAACTTACGACTGGTCTACCGGAGGAGGAACGCGATGGCCAGCGGTTTATCGTTGAAATCGTGGATTATGCAGAGTACCACAACGGCGATCCCGTCACCGCTGAAGATATCGTCTACATGGTCGAACAACCGGTTGAGGAAGGAACTCGAATGGCTAGTTCCTTCAGTATGGTCGAAGAGTCAACCATCATCGATGAAACGACGGTTCAGTTTGACCTCGAAGCTCCGCACGGGTTATTCCCGATCAATCTCTCGCACTTCGTCGCACCAAAATCGGTTCGCGAAGAAGACCCGGAAGCCTTCCCGCAAAATCCAGTCGGTTCCGGACCGTTCAAATTCGTCGACTGGAGCGAAGGCGAGTACGTACAAATCGAGCGTTGGGACGACTACTGGGGCGACCACGATCCAAATATCGCCGAGGTTGAGTACATTCCGATCGAGGAGGATACCACCCGAGTCACCAATCTCCAGACCGGCGAAGTCGATATGATCGATCATATCCCGCCGAGTCTCTGGGATACGACTCAGGACATACAGGACGGGTTCGTCTCCGAAGCACAGGGGCTGAACTATTATTACTTCTCGTTCAACTGTAACGAAGGTCCGACGGCGGATCAACAAGTTCGGGAGGCGATTGATCACTGTTTCAACGCCGACCAGGCGGTCAGTAACTTCGTCGAACCGGCGGGCGCTAGGCAATACAGCCCTGCGGGTCCCGCGTTTATCGAAGAGTGGGATTTCCCGGAGGACCGCTGGCAGGATTACGCCAACGAACGTGATATCGACCAGGCACAACAACTGTTCGAGGAGGCTGGCGTCCCGGATGGGTACGAATTCCGAATCATCACGCCGCCGGACGACATGCGCGAAGAAATTGCCATCAGCGTTGGCAACGGGATTCAAGAGGCAGGGTATGAAGCGCAAGTAGAGCGGCTCGGTTGGGGAACCTACATTGACGTATTCACCACCGGGAACGAGGATGACTACAACCTGTACGTCCTTGGCCAGGGAGCGGACCCGAACCTGCCAGAACTGCTTCACCAGATGTACCACGACGAAAACGCTGGGGTGAACAATGGCCTCCACTTCGACCCCGATCACGAACTCCACGACATGCTCGAGAATGTCATGTCTGCACCCAACCGTGAAGATCAGCGGCAACTTCAGATCGACATTATCGATACGGTTCTGGAGAATAAACTCCACATCCCTGTATATGGGCTGATCAACACATGGGCTGCGAAGGACTTCGTCAAAGACTTCGAAACCCACCCCATCTCACAGGTCAACCCGCGACTCGTGACGGACTACAACAACGTGTGGATAGACCGCTAACTGACGGTCCCCAGAGGCTGCATCGCCTCGTCCCTTCACCCGACATAGTTAAGTACCAGGAAGATACATAAAACGTATCAAGGTATGGTGAAGCGTATCAAATGGAGAATATGAATTTGCCTTCAAAAATAGACAACGTTCGTCACGCTATTCGATAATATGTCGCTTGGAAGATATATACTCAATCGCTTACTCCAGTCGGTACCTGTTGTGATCGGAATTATCACGATCACGTTTATCCTAATCAACCTGATGCCTGGGGACCCGATTCGGATAATGATCGTCGAAGGTGGGGCGGATCCGGAAGTTATACGGAAACTCGAGTCCCGCTATGGATTAGACCAACCGCTTCACGAACGGTACTTCAACTATCTGTTGGGTGTTTTTCAGGGTGATCTTGGTGAGAGTATCCACTATGGCGTCCCAGTCGTGGAGAAGATTTTCGAACGACTACCAGCGACACTTCTGCTCGTCGTGTCGGCGTTCACCTTCGCTATTTCAATGGCAGTCCCGCTCGGTGTGCTTGCAGCGCATCGAAAGAACAAACCGACGGATCATCTCTCCCGTATCGTCGCACTGATTGGAGTGAGCACACCGTCGTTCTGGATTGGTCTCTTGCTCATCATCCTCTTCGCCTTCCACCTACAGTGGTTGCCATCGTCGGGACTCATCTACCCGTGGGCAGATCCTGATTCGGTTAGATTTCTTGAAGGGGGACTCCTTGGATCGACGCTTGTATCGATCCACCCACGGCTTGCCGTCTTGTATCAGGCTGCTCGCCATTTGCTACTTCCAACAATAGCGTTGGGTACGCTTCAAATGGCGGCAATTATGCGCATCGAACGGGCGGAGATGCTCGAAACCTTGCAGGCAGATTACGTCGAACTCGCTCGTGCATACGGCGTATCAGAGAGGACGATCCTCCGCCGACATGCGTTCCGGGTAGCGCAATTGCCCGTCGTCACCATCGTCGGATTGAATTTAACTTCAGCGCTCGGTGGGGCGGTCCTGATTGAAACCGTTTTCAACATCAACGGCCTCGGAAGATTGATAATTGAGGCGATCCAGAACCTGGATTACCCACTTGTGATGGGTACAACGATCTTCTTTGGATTGGTGTTTGTCATTGGGGTTATCATAACCGACGTGTCCTACGCGTACATCGACCCACGAGTGAGTTACGGGGAGCGTGAATAGTCATGGCTACGAGTAAAACACAACCGAACGAAAAGGTGGGCGTAGAGAGTGAATCGATAGACAGTACCGGAGACGTCGCCGTTGGCTGGCGGTACTCGTTAAAAAAGGTAAAACAGGATACGACGGCGCGATTGGGACTCTATGTGATTGCGGTGATGACCGCAATGGCCGTGGTCGTCTCAATCGATTACTACCTGTTGGACTACTACATAGCCGAAACCTTCTGGTATCACCCTGCGAAAGATCCCGACCAGATTAACCAACTCCAACCACCTGCGTTCACAAGCGAGGGCTCCTGGTCACATCCGTTGGGAACGGACTCTCGAGGCCGTGACGTCCTCGCGCGCCTTATCTACGGATCTCGAATCTCGATGACTGTCGGCCTTGCTGCTACGTTCCTCGGTCTCGTTGGCGGTACCATCGTCGGCTCCGTTGCCGGATACTATGGTGGCTGGGTCGACGATATACTGATGCGTATCGTCGAGACTATCTATTCCATCCCCTTCCTCGTCCTCATCATCGCGTTTATGGCGGCGATCGGGACTCGTGACGTCATGTATGCCACCATCGGCGTTGGGATCGCCATTATACCCGTGTTCGCTCGCCTAATCCGTTCGCGCGTACTGAGCGTCCGGGAGGAAGAGTACGTCGAGGCTGCTCGAGCAGCCGGGGTGAAAGACCGGAAAATAATCGTCCGGCACATCATCCCCAACAGCTTTGC includes:
- a CDS encoding M24 family metallopeptidase, giving the protein MSDQELVKEKVAQSTDLLQETDTDLWITFGRETTEIDEPCLPLLLGFDIVWPTMVLLTKTGEKHVIIGRHDAPNARDLDIYDVHAYDESFEPVFVELLEDIDPDEIAVNYSRDNNIADGLTHGLYLLLTDALEGTGYEDHLVSSSDLVSRLRSEKSPIERDRMVRAAEITEELFSKMSESWEPDWSEADVADFIHDHMTERGLDSAWSWDYCPTVHAGGASELGHTMAGDLKLPQGEVLHTDFGVKYKGYATDIQRLYYYPENGDEPPEELAQAYSDVRAAIDAAFDVMAPGVTGHEVDDAARKEITERGWSEFKHAVGHNVGRNAHDGGTLLGPKWDRYGTSPDGIVREGEIYTLELGVETEWGYLGQEEMVEVTSDGVEYFVEPQTEFRILEP
- a CDS encoding S9 family peptidase, which translates into the protein MSEPITFDIEDALDLESVANPQWNTTGSYVGYLRTAHGETDFASLPVSDISETAVSLHDGVDEPTHRTNDGGVSTFEWRPEYPFEAALVVDGDIDIYDVETGETRSLVHSDEPCSGITWGPDGETLAYMSDGTLWLHEQGSLHACDFANDVSVASFLSGPTLHWDPSGRYLGVVTEGTHEALGLTVYDTLDKAVVWSTVPDEDESCMRASFDWVDDGHLVYAEDTMDGTTRVYRSVRIGIDDDVGQPIASESVDGLLLPHEPVGSGTGWLAVISARTGYRHIYAIDVQTRRRVVESDQPGLEGTGIIQVTNGAFEARGDASDVPSWSESGDQLAYVTNRVDPGERHLHIASIDQTGCTEHTKFTDIRGNAMAPTWFGDNRIVFLRAGRFSPADVHVADVQNETMRRLSASHPHPDRLETLPEPEPIEFEASDGATVYGYLYTPPEASSGDDIPAIVLCHGGPISQMRRGFHPGKTYCYFHGFDQALVSQGYAVLELNFRSGIGYGRDFEQAIHRRVGVDEVQDCVDAAAFLRSDERIGDAVGMWGRSYGGFLANILATKTDAYDCAVNVAGIWDWRTWEEWAIEEGRSTWGPGEASWFHNRFGGPPFSDEPVVKERYRIASPNTYVEDMDTPLLAIHGSADKNVTVEELHRLIVECVEAGVEFDSVYYPDEEHMFERPETWRDAFPRIVDFFDAHLRSSTERSGTHR
- a CDS encoding ABC transporter substrate-binding protein, encoding MDKPNKSGLDRRTFVKGSAATAGLIGVAGCLGGEDDGNGGNGGNGGNGGNGDNDGSDDAPDDVSRDEKLYIGQSKAPVHFDTIEMMDVDSQYIGDRIYTALYTYDQGIGLQPSELTTGLPEEERDGQRFIVEIVDYAEYHNGDPVTAEDIVYMVEQPVEEGTRMASSFSMVEESTIIDETTVQFDLEAPHGLFPINLSHFVAPKSVREEDPEAFPQNPVGSGPFKFVDWSEGEYVQIERWDDYWGDHDPNIAEVEYIPIEEDTTRVTNLQTGEVDMIDHIPPSLWDTTQDIQDGFVSEAQGLNYYYFSFNCNEGPTADQQVREAIDHCFNADQAVSNFVEPAGARQYSPAGPAFIEEWDFPEDRWQDYANERDIDQAQQLFEEAGVPDGYEFRIITPPDDMREEIAISVGNGIQEAGYEAQVERLGWGTYIDVFTTGNEDDYNLYVLGQGADPNLPELLHQMYHDENAGVNNGLHFDPDHELHDMLENVMSAPNREDQRQLQIDIIDTVLENKLHIPVYGLINTWAAKDFVKDFETHPISQVNPRLVTDYNNVWIDR
- a CDS encoding ABC transporter permease → MSLGRYILNRLLQSVPVVIGIITITFILINLMPGDPIRIMIVEGGADPEVIRKLESRYGLDQPLHERYFNYLLGVFQGDLGESIHYGVPVVEKIFERLPATLLLVVSAFTFAISMAVPLGVLAAHRKNKPTDHLSRIVALIGVSTPSFWIGLLLIILFAFHLQWLPSSGLIYPWADPDSVRFLEGGLLGSTLVSIHPRLAVLYQAARHLLLPTIALGTLQMAAIMRIERAEMLETLQADYVELARAYGVSERTILRRHAFRVAQLPVVTIVGLNLTSALGGAVLIETVFNINGLGRLIIEAIQNLDYPLVMGTTIFFGLVFVIGVIITDVSYAYIDPRVSYGERE
- a CDS encoding ABC transporter permease; amino-acid sequence: MATSKTQPNEKVGVESESIDSTGDVAVGWRYSLKKVKQDTTARLGLYVIAVMTAMAVVVSIDYYLLDYYIAETFWYHPAKDPDQINQLQPPAFTSEGSWSHPLGTDSRGRDVLARLIYGSRISMTVGLAATFLGLVGGTIVGSVAGYYGGWVDDILMRIVETIYSIPFLVLIIAFMAAIGTRDVMYATIGVGIAIIPVFARLIRSRVLSVREEEYVEAARAAGVKDRKIIVRHIIPNSFAPVMVQATLQIGICILIVAGLSFLGYGAQPPTPDWGQMLASSRNFMIPNPWLSIWPGLAILITVMGFNLLGDGLQDALDPRSR